A part of Melittangium boletus DSM 14713 genomic DNA contains:
- a CDS encoding rod shape-determining protein, which translates to MFDWLHTLFSRDLAIDLGTANTLIYIRGQGIVSNEPSVVAVQQDARGGKKVLAVGKEAKEMLGRTPGNIVAIRPMKDGVIADFEITAAMLRYFIQTAHNRKSLVSPRIVIGIPSGITEVERRAVREAAANAGAREVYLIEQPMAAAIGAGLPVTEPSGNMIVDIGGGTSDVAVISLAGIVFAKSVRIGGDKLDEAIIQYVKRKYNLLIGERTAELIKMGIGTAYPTEEVMTMEIKGRDLVAGVPRTLTVSSDEVRDALAEPVNGIVEAVKLTLERTPPELAGDIADRGIVLAGGGALLKNLDTLLREETGLPVFLAEDPLSAVVMGAGKALETLDILRQVCQPG; encoded by the coding sequence ATGTTCGACTGGCTCCACACTCTTTTCTCGCGTGACCTCGCCATCGACCTGGGCACGGCCAACACGCTCATCTACATCCGCGGTCAGGGAATCGTGTCCAACGAGCCCTCCGTGGTGGCCGTCCAGCAGGACGCGCGCGGCGGCAAGAAGGTGCTCGCCGTGGGCAAGGAGGCCAAGGAGATGCTCGGCCGCACACCGGGCAACATCGTGGCCATCCGCCCCATGAAGGACGGCGTCATCGCCGACTTCGAGATCACCGCGGCGATGTTGCGCTACTTCATCCAGACGGCGCACAACCGCAAGTCGCTGGTGAGTCCCCGCATCGTCATCGGGATTCCCTCCGGCATCACGGAAGTGGAGCGCCGCGCCGTGCGCGAGGCCGCCGCCAACGCGGGGGCCCGCGAGGTGTACCTCATCGAGCAGCCCATGGCGGCCGCCATCGGCGCGGGCCTGCCGGTGACGGAGCCCAGCGGCAACATGATCGTCGACATCGGCGGCGGCACGTCCGACGTGGCCGTCATCAGCCTGGCCGGCATCGTGTTCGCCAAGAGCGTGCGCATCGGCGGCGACAAGCTGGACGAGGCGATCATCCAGTACGTCAAGCGCAAGTACAACCTGCTCATCGGCGAGCGCACCGCGGAGCTCATCAAGATGGGCATCGGCACCGCGTACCCCACCGAGGAGGTCATGACCATGGAGATCAAGGGTCGCGACCTGGTGGCCGGTGTGCCGCGCACGCTCACGGTGAGCAGCGACGAGGTGCGTGACGCCCTCGCCGAGCCCGTCAACGGCATCGTCGAGGCGGTGAAGCTCACGCTTGAGCGCACGCCGCCGGAGCTCGCCGGAGACATCGCCGACCGGGGCATCGTGCTCGCCGGGGGTGGCGCGCTGCTCAAGAACCTGGACACGCTCTTGCGCGAGGAGACGGGCCTGCCCGTGTTCCTCGCGGAGGATCCGCTGTCCGCCGTGGTGATGGGCGCCGGCAAGGCGCTCGAGACGCTGGATATCCTCCGGCAGGTCTGCCAGCCGGGCTAG
- a CDS encoding MFS transporter, whose protein sequence is MTAPDASARPPSVFRHRDFRLYQLVRLCAVFAMQVESVAIGWQVYEMTGSALALGYTGLAQFLPFVSFALVGGQVADRVDRRAILIVCQSVMLLCSLLLLAFSLGHIRDVRFVYGVLVLFGTARAFYAPASSALVPRLVPAEELTRAVAVNSSTWQVATIAGPAVGGLLYGWGGATGAYVGSAALCALTVVGMLSLKVRTGQVSRETFSLETLFAGFRFVRRQRMLLGSITLDLFAVLLGGAVALLPIYARDVLHTGPWGMGLLRSAPAAGAAVMAVFLASRPLGGRAGWKMFIAVAIFGLATLVFGLSHSLPLSLVALGVAGAADMVSVVVRSTLEMVATPDEMRGRVGAVNMMCVGASNELGEFRAGAFAEHMGAVSAVVSGAVGTLIVVGLWAWGFPELRRVDHLEQAAREPLPPEAPEALSAPPAH, encoded by the coding sequence ATGACCGCCCCCGACGCCTCAGCCCGCCCCCCCTCCGTCTTCCGTCACCGCGATTTCCGCCTCTACCAACTGGTGCGCCTATGCGCGGTGTTCGCCATGCAGGTGGAGTCGGTGGCCATCGGCTGGCAGGTGTACGAGATGACCGGGAGCGCGCTCGCCCTGGGCTACACGGGCCTCGCGCAGTTCCTGCCCTTCGTCTCCTTCGCGCTCGTGGGCGGACAGGTGGCGGACCGGGTGGACCGGCGCGCCATCCTCATCGTGTGCCAGTCCGTCATGCTGTTGTGCAGCCTGCTCCTGCTGGCCTTCTCCCTGGGCCACATCCGGGATGTGCGCTTCGTCTATGGCGTGCTGGTGCTCTTCGGCACCGCTCGGGCCTTCTACGCACCCGCGAGCTCCGCCCTGGTGCCGCGCCTGGTGCCCGCCGAGGAGCTGACGCGCGCCGTGGCCGTCAACTCCAGCACGTGGCAGGTGGCTACCATCGCCGGCCCCGCCGTGGGCGGTCTGCTCTATGGCTGGGGGGGCGCCACGGGGGCCTATGTGGGCTCGGCCGCGCTGTGCGCGCTCACCGTGGTGGGGATGCTGTCCCTCAAGGTGCGCACGGGCCAGGTCTCCCGCGAGACGTTCTCCCTGGAGACCCTCTTCGCGGGCTTCCGCTTCGTGCGGCGGCAGCGGATGTTGCTCGGCAGCATCACCCTGGACCTGTTCGCGGTGCTGCTCGGCGGCGCGGTGGCCCTGCTGCCCATCTACGCGCGGGACGTGCTGCACACGGGGCCCTGGGGCATGGGGCTCTTGCGCAGCGCTCCGGCGGCGGGCGCGGCCGTGATGGCCGTCTTCCTGGCGTCTCGTCCCCTGGGGGGCCGGGCCGGGTGGAAGATGTTCATCGCGGTGGCCATCTTCGGCCTGGCGACGCTCGTGTTCGGCCTGAGTCATTCGCTGCCCCTGTCCCTCGTGGCGCTGGGGGTGGCGGGCGCGGCGGACATGGTGAGCGTGGTGGTGCGCAGCACCCTGGAGATGGTGGCCACGCCGGACGAGATGCGCGGGCGCGTGGGCGCGGTGAACATGATGTGCGTGGGCGCCTCCAACGAGCTGGGGGAGTTCCGCGCGGGAGCGTTCGCCGAGCACATGGGCGCGGTGTCCGCCGTGGTGTCCGGCGCCGTGGGCACGCTGATCGTGGTGGGCCTGTGGGCCTGGGGCTTCCCCGAGCTGCGGCGGGTGGACCACTTGGAGCAGGCGGCGCGCGAGCCCCTGCCGCCCGAGGCCCCCGAGGCCCTGTCCGCGCCTCCAGCTCACTGA
- a CDS encoding DUF2156 domain-containing protein: MRDSNEAVRARVLELLKRHGWNATSFQVVEPGYLYWFDGDDACVAYVDTGWAWVTAGAPIAPVERLAEVTARFQARAAEEGRRVCFFAVEQRLLQAVPLRALTIGEQPVWDPRYWERSVRESRHLREQLRRARAKGVRVREVSARELETPGSPVRVGVDRLMARWLESRRMAPMGFLVQLTPYEQVDERRSFVAERDGEVVAFLSAVPVYARNGWFVQHLLRDRRAPNGTVETLVDAVMRDAAAEGRSYLTLGLAPLSGAVPGWLRVARRLGKPFYDFEGLRAFKTRLRPHAWDHIHLARPAAASGALASVYDALSAFAQGGLLRFGGVTLLCRPQLLVWLLAVLLVPWTMLLALPTTTPYFPSRLVQGAWVLFDVGLTVGLFSLVRRWRRGLASLLASAISADACVTLLEAVLYNLPRVRGPVDWFVMAVAVLGPSLAAVLLLWAREHPTLQPA, from the coding sequence ATGAGGGATTCCAATGAAGCGGTTCGAGCCCGGGTGCTGGAGCTGCTCAAGCGCCATGGCTGGAACGCCACGTCCTTCCAGGTGGTGGAGCCGGGCTACCTGTACTGGTTCGACGGCGACGACGCCTGCGTGGCGTACGTGGATACGGGATGGGCGTGGGTGACGGCGGGCGCGCCCATCGCGCCGGTGGAGCGGTTGGCGGAGGTGACGGCCCGCTTCCAGGCCCGGGCGGCCGAGGAGGGCCGGCGCGTGTGCTTCTTCGCCGTCGAGCAGCGGCTGCTCCAGGCGGTGCCGCTCCGGGCGCTGACCATCGGCGAGCAGCCGGTGTGGGACCCCCGGTATTGGGAGCGGAGCGTGCGCGAGAGCCGTCACCTGCGCGAGCAACTGCGCCGCGCACGGGCCAAGGGCGTGCGGGTGCGCGAGGTGTCCGCGCGGGAATTGGAGACGCCCGGCTCTCCGGTGAGGGTGGGGGTGGATCGGCTGATGGCGCGCTGGTTGGAGTCCCGGCGGATGGCGCCCATGGGCTTCCTGGTGCAGCTCACGCCCTATGAGCAGGTGGACGAGCGGCGCTCCTTCGTGGCCGAGCGCGACGGGGAAGTGGTGGCCTTCCTGTCGGCGGTGCCGGTGTACGCGCGCAATGGGTGGTTCGTGCAGCACCTGCTGCGCGACCGGCGGGCGCCCAACGGCACCGTGGAGACGCTGGTGGACGCGGTGATGCGGGACGCGGCGGCGGAGGGCCGGAGCTACCTGACGCTGGGGCTCGCGCCGTTGTCGGGGGCCGTGCCGGGTTGGCTGCGCGTGGCGCGGCGGCTGGGCAAACCCTTCTATGACTTCGAGGGCCTGCGGGCCTTCAAGACCCGGCTGCGGCCCCATGCGTGGGATCACATCCACCTGGCGCGGCCCGCCGCGGCCTCGGGCGCGCTCGCCTCGGTGTATGACGCCCTCTCCGCGTTCGCTCAGGGCGGTCTGCTGCGCTTCGGGGGCGTCACGCTCCTGTGCCGGCCCCAGCTCCTCGTCTGGCTGCTCGCGGTGCTGCTCGTCCCGTGGACGATGCTGCTCGCCCTGCCGACGACGACTCCCTACTTCCCCTCGCGGCTCGTGCAGGGCGCCTGGGTGCTCTTCGACGTGGGGCTGACGGTGGGGCTCTTCTCGCTCGTGCGGCGCTGGCGGCGGGGCCTCGCCTCGCTGCTCGCCTCGGCCATCAGCGCGGACGCGTGCGTGACGTTGCTGGAAGCCGTGCTCTACAACCTTCCGCGCGTGCGAGGGCCCGTCGACTGGTTCGTCATGGCGGTGGCGGTGCTGGGCCCTTCCCTGGCGGCCGTCCTGCTCCTCTGGGCACGCGAGCACCCGACGCTCCAACCCGCCTGA
- a CDS encoding DUF2171 domain-containing protein, which produces MIDPGDIHEGMTVRDRTGRKLGTVANVGDTHFELGQGSPARRDYMVHFHRVDRVQGVDVYLAPTRTSLPSEEDTRQ; this is translated from the coding sequence ATGATCGACCCGGGAGACATCCACGAGGGCATGACGGTGAGGGACCGGACCGGCCGCAAGCTGGGAACGGTGGCGAACGTGGGGGACACCCACTTCGAGCTCGGACAGGGCTCACCGGCACGGCGGGACTACATGGTGCACTTCCACCGGGTCGATCGGGTCCAGGGCGTGGATGTGTACCTCGCGCCCACGCGCACCTCGTTGCCTTCCGAGGAGGACACCCGGCAGTAG
- a CDS encoding TetR/AcrR family transcriptional regulator C-terminal domain-containing protein, with the protein MRIQREKVVRAALALLDEEGIEGVTMRKLAQRLKVQAPSFYWHFANKQALLDGMADALVESVARSVDPEAPWDEVLRGVAAELRQALRSRRDGARVFAGTYVVTENVLRVSEAMIGALRRAGASSRVAAWGCFSLVNYVLGFTMEEQGLEPRSGIDAAEFALRRERFTTLAPTRFPHVFEALADIFDEDLDARFVFGLERLITGLRADLDGSERLPGP; encoded by the coding sequence ATGCGCATTCAGCGGGAGAAGGTGGTGCGAGCCGCGTTGGCGTTGCTGGACGAGGAGGGAATCGAGGGGGTGACGATGCGCAAGCTGGCGCAGCGGCTGAAGGTTCAGGCGCCCTCGTTCTATTGGCACTTCGCCAACAAGCAGGCGCTGTTGGACGGGATGGCGGACGCGCTGGTGGAGTCCGTGGCGCGGAGCGTGGACCCGGAGGCGCCGTGGGACGAGGTGCTGCGCGGGGTGGCGGCCGAGTTGAGACAGGCCCTGCGCTCACGCCGGGACGGGGCGCGGGTGTTCGCGGGGACGTACGTCGTCACGGAGAATGTGCTGCGCGTGAGCGAGGCGATGATCGGGGCCCTGCGGCGCGCGGGCGCGTCCTCGCGCGTGGCGGCGTGGGGCTGCTTCTCCCTGGTGAATTACGTCCTGGGCTTCACGATGGAGGAGCAGGGGTTGGAGCCCCGCTCGGGCATCGATGCCGCGGAGTTCGCCCTGCGCCGCGAGCGGTTCACGACCCTCGCGCCCACGCGCTTTCCCCACGTGTTCGAGGCACTCGCCGACATCTTCGATGAGGATCTGGACGCCCGGTTTGTCTTTGGCCTCGAGCGGCTCATCACCGGGTTGAGGGCCGATCTCGATGGGAGCGAGCGGCTTCCCGGCCCGTGA
- a CDS encoding PRC-barrel domain-containing protein has translation MRLSDANLRGRTIIGADGKVIGEVGTLFLDSATLRVESFQVKLDREIADLLGTPRSIFRQGIIEVPVSMVQSVGDTLVLSVSVEGLRQVLPAHPDAASMH, from the coding sequence ATGCGTCTTTCGGATGCGAACCTGAGGGGACGGACCATCATCGGCGCGGATGGAAAGGTCATTGGCGAGGTGGGGACCTTGTTCCTGGACAGCGCGACCCTCCGGGTGGAGTCCTTCCAGGTGAAGCTGGACCGGGAGATCGCCGACCTGCTCGGGACTCCGCGCAGCATCTTCCGCCAGGGCATCATCGAGGTGCCCGTCAGCATGGTCCAGTCGGTGGGCGACACCCTCGTCCTGTCCGTCTCCGTGGAGGGGCTGCGCCAGGTGCTGCCCGCCCATCCGGACGCGGCTTCCATGCACTAG
- a CDS encoding trehalase family glycosidase — MAGARRSRGPRWWPGLLVVLHALTASAAPPPPSDYADVRAYIARTWDVLTRSLDTCEVLKDPKVPQRSVLFLPKDFPEPESVRRLRQKCPQVRVERLPEDVTGPGQVDIRALGTHGLLYLEHPYVVPGGRFNEMYGWDSYFIVRGLVRDGRRELAQGMVRNFFFELEHYGAVLNANRTYYLSRSQPPFLTSMVRAVHEGLDEAAGRAWLTEAYPSLVREHGLWMKQAHLAGTTGLSRYFDFGLGPVPEIEDDQARYYRDVVGYFLSHPEEGKPFLREAPQGSTPESAEAPVFITQVCQRDVSATLCTAQRSVTFTPDFYQGDRAMRESGFDISFRFGPFSARTHHFAAVDLNSLLYKAETDLEFIATRLGRAAEAREWKERARQRKALVDRYLWEAQRGLYFDYDTESGQRTTYEYATTFYPLWAGLASREQAKAVAGNLGLFEQPGGLAMSTRETSAQWDLPYGWAPIQLLAIEGLRRYGHDADADRLSRKFLDMVAENFRREHTLREKYDVVKRTTEVQVTKGYALNVAGFGWTNGVFLELWRKLEPAPSRAQ, encoded by the coding sequence ATGGCAGGCGCTCGACGCTCCAGGGGGCCTCGGTGGTGGCCGGGACTGCTCGTCGTCCTGCACGCGCTCACCGCGAGCGCGGCCCCTCCTCCGCCCTCGGACTACGCCGACGTGCGCGCGTACATCGCCCGCACCTGGGACGTGCTCACGCGCTCGCTCGACACGTGTGAGGTGCTGAAGGATCCCAAGGTCCCCCAGCGCTCCGTCCTCTTCCTTCCGAAGGACTTCCCCGAGCCCGAGTCCGTGCGGCGGCTGCGCCAGAAGTGTCCCCAGGTGCGCGTCGAGCGGCTGCCCGAGGACGTCACGGGCCCCGGCCAGGTGGACATCCGCGCGCTCGGGACCCACGGCCTGCTCTACCTGGAACACCCCTACGTCGTCCCCGGCGGCAGGTTCAACGAGATGTATGGCTGGGACAGCTACTTCATCGTCCGCGGGCTCGTGCGCGACGGGCGGCGGGAACTGGCCCAGGGCATGGTGCGCAACTTCTTCTTCGAGCTCGAGCACTACGGCGCGGTGCTCAACGCCAACCGCACCTATTACCTGTCGCGCTCGCAGCCGCCCTTCCTCACCTCCATGGTGAGGGCGGTGCACGAGGGCCTGGACGAGGCGGCGGGCCGCGCCTGGCTCACCGAGGCCTATCCCTCCCTGGTGCGTGAGCACGGCCTGTGGATGAAGCAGGCGCACCTGGCGGGCACCACGGGACTGTCCCGCTATTTCGACTTCGGCCTGGGACCGGTGCCGGAAATAGAAGACGACCAGGCGCGCTACTACCGGGACGTGGTGGGCTACTTCCTGAGCCACCCGGAGGAGGGCAAGCCCTTCCTGCGCGAGGCGCCCCAGGGCTCCACCCCGGAGAGCGCGGAGGCCCCGGTGTTCATCACCCAGGTGTGCCAGCGCGATGTGAGCGCCACGCTGTGCACGGCACAGCGGTCCGTCACCTTCACACCGGACTTCTACCAGGGCGATCGCGCCATGCGCGAATCCGGCTTCGACATCTCCTTCCGCTTCGGCCCCTTCAGCGCGCGCACGCACCACTTCGCCGCGGTGGACCTCAACAGCCTGCTCTACAAGGCGGAGACGGACCTGGAGTTCATCGCCACGCGGCTCGGACGGGCGGCGGAGGCGCGCGAGTGGAAGGAGCGCGCCCGCCAGCGCAAGGCGCTCGTGGACCGCTACCTGTGGGAGGCCCAGCGCGGCCTCTACTTCGACTACGACACCGAGTCCGGCCAGCGCACCACCTACGAATACGCGACGACCTTCTACCCCCTCTGGGCGGGGCTGGCCTCACGCGAGCAGGCGAAGGCGGTGGCGGGCAACCTGGGGCTCTTCGAGCAGCCCGGAGGTCTCGCCATGAGCACCCGCGAGACGTCCGCCCAGTGGGACCTGCCCTACGGGTGGGCCCCCATCCAACTGCTCGCCATCGAGGGGCTGCGCCGCTACGGCCACGACGCGGACGCGGACCGGCTGTCCCGGAAGTTCCTCGACATGGTCGCCGAGAACTTCCGCCGCGAACACACCCTGCGCGAGAAGTATGACGTGGTGAAACGCACCACCGAGGTCCAGGTCACCAAGGGCTACGCGCTGAACGTCGCGGGCTTCGGCTGGACCAACGGCGTCTTCCTGGAGCTGTGGCGGAAGCTCGAGCCCGCGCCCTCCCGCGCTCAGTGA
- a CDS encoding pyridoxal phosphate-dependent decarboxylase family protein, giving the protein MDAYDSETFRRLGHHLVDTLADHLARTTRREGPVLPWAPPETHIAGFPAEFPEEPSADVLGQASALLSRVVDASHHLHHPRYVGHQVSSPLPLAALCDFISSFLNNGMAVYEMGPVATAMEHNVLGWMARVLGMPEGAGGVLTSGGSAGNLTALLAARQAKAGFDAWNGGASAGPPLTVLVPETAHYCLARATRVMGWGAGGVTPVPVDAHYRLRPESLEEALASARRAGRHPIAVVASAGSTSTGAFDPLEAVADFCEKHALWFHVDGAHGASTALSPRYRHQVKGIERADSVVWDAHKMMLMPALITAVLFREGQRSFEAFAQEASYLFHGEAHRPWNDVALRTLECTKEMMALKLYTCLKVLGTRVFADAVTGSFDLARRFAERLTAAGDFELALWPDCNIVCFRHTPRGLSETELDALQVRLRDTLVTRGDFYLVRTTLAGRVWLRTTLINPHTTDADLESLLEALRRAA; this is encoded by the coding sequence ATGGACGCCTACGATTCCGAGACCTTCCGCCGCCTGGGCCATCACCTGGTGGACACGCTCGCCGACCACCTGGCCCGCACCACCCGGCGCGAGGGACCCGTGCTGCCCTGGGCCCCGCCGGAAACCCACATCGCGGGCTTCCCCGCGGAGTTCCCCGAGGAGCCCTCGGCGGATGTCCTGGGACAGGCCTCGGCGCTGCTCTCGCGCGTGGTGGACGCCTCGCACCACCTGCACCACCCGCGCTACGTGGGCCACCAGGTGTCCTCGCCCCTGCCCCTCGCGGCCCTGTGTGACTTCATCTCCTCGTTCCTCAACAACGGCATGGCCGTCTACGAGATGGGGCCCGTCGCCACCGCCATGGAGCACAACGTGCTCGGCTGGATGGCCCGGGTGCTCGGCATGCCAGAAGGCGCGGGCGGTGTGCTCACCTCGGGGGGCTCGGCGGGCAACCTCACCGCCCTGCTCGCCGCGCGCCAGGCGAAGGCCGGTTTCGACGCGTGGAATGGAGGCGCCAGCGCCGGGCCGCCGCTCACCGTGCTCGTGCCCGAGACGGCCCATTACTGCCTGGCCCGCGCCACCCGGGTGATGGGCTGGGGCGCCGGGGGCGTCACCCCCGTGCCCGTGGACGCCCACTACCGCTTGCGCCCCGAGTCCCTGGAGGAAGCGCTCGCCTCGGCCCGGCGCGCCGGCCGTCATCCCATCGCCGTGGTGGCCAGCGCCGGCTCCACCTCCACGGGCGCGTTCGATCCGCTCGAGGCCGTGGCGGACTTCTGCGAGAAGCACGCGCTGTGGTTCCACGTGGATGGCGCGCACGGCGCCTCGACCGCGCTCAGCCCCCGCTACCGCCACCAGGTGAAGGGCATCGAGCGCGCCGATTCGGTGGTGTGGGACGCGCACAAGATGATGCTGATGCCCGCGCTCATCACCGCCGTGCTCTTTCGCGAGGGCCAGCGCTCCTTCGAGGCCTTCGCCCAGGAAGCCTCCTACCTCTTCCACGGCGAGGCCCACCGCCCCTGGAACGACGTGGCGCTGCGCACGCTCGAGTGCACCAAGGAGATGATGGCGCTCAAGCTGTACACGTGCCTGAAGGTCCTGGGGACGCGGGTGTTCGCGGACGCCGTCACGGGCAGCTTCGACCTGGCGCGCCGCTTCGCCGAGCGCCTGACGGCCGCCGGGGACTTCGAACTGGCCCTGTGGCCCGACTGCAACATCGTCTGCTTCCGGCACACGCCCCGGGGCCTGTCCGAGACGGAACTCGACGCGCTGCAAGTCCGCCTGCGCGACACGCTCGTCACGCGGGGGGATTTCTACCTGGTGCGCACCACGCTGGCCGGACGGGTGTGGCTGCGCACCACCCTCATCAACCCGCACACCACCGACGCGGACCTGGAATCCCTCCTGGAGGCCCTGCGCCGGGCGGCTTGA
- a CDS encoding putative ABC transporter permease, which yields MLPRFVLYGCAGWVMEVCFTGMGAALLERDGHGTAKTYLWMHPIYGATALGMEFLHDRLRFLPRPLRALAYTAVIFGAEFATGWVLRKVLGRCPWDYEKRGWNVKGLIRLDYAPFWYAAGLLFEPAREALLHVTSEALRQTPEYRHAVEAGSVSEPHHPQAVSPEQDAGEAAETFLLAEENERKSTA from the coding sequence GTGCTACCGCGATTCGTCCTCTATGGGTGTGCCGGCTGGGTGATGGAGGTGTGCTTCACCGGAATGGGCGCCGCCCTGCTGGAACGGGACGGACACGGCACGGCGAAGACCTACCTCTGGATGCATCCCATCTACGGCGCCACGGCCCTGGGGATGGAGTTCCTCCATGACCGGCTGCGCTTCCTGCCCCGTCCCCTCCGGGCGCTCGCCTACACCGCCGTCATCTTCGGCGCGGAGTTCGCCACCGGATGGGTGTTGCGCAAGGTGCTCGGCCGCTGCCCTTGGGACTACGAGAAGCGGGGCTGGAACGTGAAGGGGCTCATCCGCCTGGACTACGCCCCCTTCTGGTACGCGGCCGGCCTGCTCTTCGAGCCCGCGCGCGAGGCCCTGCTGCACGTCACCAGCGAGGCCCTGCGCCAGACGCCCGAGTACCGCCACGCCGTGGAGGCTGGCAGCGTCAGCGAGCCCCACCACCCCCAGGCCGTCTCCCCCGAGCAGGACGCCGGTGAGGCCGCGGAGACCTTCCTGCTCGCCGAGGAGAACGAGCGGAAATCCACCGCCTGA
- a CDS encoding glycosyltransferase family 2 protein, with product MLVSVIIPVYNEIPTLAEIIRRVSAVDFPKELVLVDDCSRDGSREFLHRLASEGLSAAGASPANRNEIRVVFQEKNQGKGAALRRGFAEATGDILIVQDADLEYDPRDIPRVIQPILDGEADVVFGSRFTGTPRRVLYFWHSVLNQFLTTLSNMVSNLNLTDMETCYKAFRAEVIRSVQVEENRFGFEPEITAKVARGGWRIFEVPISYHGRTFEEGKKIGWKDGVRALYVIGKYALKR from the coding sequence ATGCTCGTCTCCGTCATCATTCCCGTCTACAACGAGATCCCCACGCTCGCCGAAATCATCCGTCGCGTCTCCGCGGTGGATTTCCCCAAGGAGCTCGTCCTCGTGGATGACTGCTCGCGAGACGGCAGCCGCGAATTCCTCCATCGGCTGGCCTCCGAGGGATTGAGCGCCGCGGGCGCGAGCCCCGCCAACCGCAACGAGATTCGCGTGGTCTTCCAGGAGAAGAACCAGGGCAAGGGCGCCGCCCTGCGCCGGGGCTTCGCCGAGGCCACCGGCGACATCCTCATCGTCCAGGACGCCGACCTCGAGTACGACCCGCGCGACATTCCCCGCGTCATCCAGCCCATCCTGGATGGAGAAGCCGACGTCGTCTTCGGCAGCCGCTTCACCGGGACGCCGAGGCGCGTGCTCTACTTCTGGCACTCGGTGCTCAACCAGTTCCTCACCACGCTGTCCAACATGGTCAGCAACCTCAACCTCACGGACATGGAGACCTGCTACAAGGCCTTCCGCGCCGAGGTCATCCGCTCCGTGCAGGTGGAGGAGAACCGCTTCGGCTTCGAGCCGGAAATCACCGCCAAGGTGGCGCGCGGCGGCTGGCGCATCTTCGAGGTCCCCATCAGCTACCACGGGCGCACCTTCGAGGAGGGCAAGAAGATTGGCTGGAAGGACGGCGTCCGCGCGCTCTACGTCATTGGCAAATACGCCCTCAAGCGTTGA